One segment of Rubripirellula amarantea DNA contains the following:
- a CDS encoding alpha/beta hydrolase, with protein sequence MKERLIQYKRSFSFVGLMLATLFFAASVTPSLLPRTYLVQGILSGFALAIGYSIGVVLVWMYQFFELRKPTGRTQVIAKRITTAVVVVLFIGFIWRMTFWQNSIRQLMGIEDLETTYPYRTAAIAIVFGAILVAFARLFVAASAFVARKLNRVFPEKVAKLVAFISVGLLVMFLTNDVVAKSLLSAADSFFANLDELSDDDVQRPDDNSLTGGEDSLVDWDSIGRQGKIFLALGPTQTEITEFTGVEAQRPIRVYVGVRSRPTMRDRAKLALEELKRVGGFDKSVLIVATPTGTGWLDPSAVDTVEYLHGGDTAIVSTQYSYLPSWITILVDPQRSIDSAKALFDEVYGYWKTLPKDSRPRLYLQGLSLGSLGSEESADLFTIFEDPIDGALWSGPPFPSKEWNASVRNRNEGSPAWLPTFRDGRLLRFTAQENSLQPEKQWGKMRNVYIQYSSDPMVWFSPSLAWSRPEWLTSPPGPDVSPHLRWYPIITFLQIGFDLPMATTVPIGHGHNYSPSSYIDGWVAVTEPEHASPVQVASLKEIFRLKAAPKP encoded by the coding sequence ATGAAAGAACGACTTATCCAATACAAACGCTCGTTTTCTTTCGTCGGTTTGATGCTCGCGACTTTGTTCTTCGCCGCCTCTGTGACACCGTCTTTATTACCGCGTACCTATTTGGTTCAAGGGATTTTGTCAGGGTTTGCGTTGGCGATTGGATACTCGATTGGCGTTGTGTTGGTTTGGATGTATCAGTTCTTTGAGCTTCGCAAACCTACCGGGCGAACCCAAGTGATCGCCAAGCGAATCACCACAGCGGTCGTGGTGGTTTTGTTCATCGGCTTCATATGGCGAATGACCTTTTGGCAGAACTCGATTCGTCAGTTAATGGGGATCGAGGATTTGGAGACCACTTATCCCTATCGCACTGCCGCCATCGCGATTGTGTTTGGCGCCATCTTGGTTGCATTCGCTCGTTTGTTTGTCGCCGCTAGCGCGTTTGTTGCGAGAAAGCTGAATCGCGTATTTCCCGAGAAGGTGGCGAAGTTGGTAGCTTTCATTAGCGTCGGGTTATTGGTGATGTTTTTGACCAATGATGTTGTTGCGAAGAGCCTGCTTTCCGCAGCGGATTCGTTCTTTGCGAATCTGGACGAACTGAGCGATGATGACGTCCAGCGACCTGACGACAATTCGCTGACTGGCGGCGAGGACTCACTTGTCGATTGGGATTCGATCGGACGCCAAGGGAAGATCTTTCTAGCACTGGGCCCGACTCAAACCGAGATTACCGAGTTTACGGGCGTTGAGGCTCAGCGCCCGATCCGAGTGTATGTTGGCGTGCGGTCGCGTCCGACGATGCGAGACCGAGCGAAACTGGCCCTCGAAGAACTCAAGCGAGTAGGCGGTTTTGATAAGTCCGTGTTGATCGTCGCAACGCCAACGGGAACCGGGTGGCTCGATCCATCCGCGGTCGACACCGTTGAGTATTTGCATGGTGGCGATACGGCGATCGTTAGCACCCAGTATTCTTACCTTCCTAGCTGGATCACGATTTTGGTGGACCCCCAACGGTCAATCGACTCGGCGAAAGCTCTTTTCGATGAGGTGTATGGATACTGGAAAACTCTGCCTAAGGATTCGAGGCCGCGACTTTATCTGCAGGGACTGAGTTTAGGGTCGTTGGGTTCTGAGGAGTCGGCGGACCTGTTCACCATTTTTGAAGATCCCATCGATGGAGCTCTGTGGAGTGGACCCCCGTTTCCGAGCAAGGAGTGGAACGCGAGCGTTCGCAATCGCAATGAAGGAAGCCCTGCGTGGTTGCCAACGTTTCGCGATGGGCGACTGCTTCGATTCACGGCTCAAGAAAATTCACTGCAGCCCGAGAAGCAGTGGGGGAAGATGCGAAACGTCTACATTCAATATTCGAGCGATCCCATGGTTTGGTTTTCTCCCAGCTTGGCCTGGAGCCGCCCCGAATGGTTGACAAGCCCTCCGGGGCCGGATGTGTCCCCGCATCTGCGTTGGTATCCCATCATCACTTTCCTGCAAATTGGTTTTGACCTACCGATGGCAACTACTGTCCCGATCGGACACGGTCACAACTATTCGCCATCTAGCTACATCGACGGATGGGTGGCGGTAACCGAACCCGAACATGCATCGCCAGTACAGGTTGCATCGCTCAAGGAAATCTTTCGACTCAAAGCGGCGCCGAAACCCTAG